In the Sus scrofa isolate TJ Tabasco breed Duroc chromosome 6, Sscrofa11.1, whole genome shotgun sequence genome, one interval contains:
- the PDCD5 gene encoding programmed cell death protein 5 — protein sequence MAEEELEALRKQRLAELQAKHGDPGDAAQQEAKHREAEMRNSILAQVLDQSARARLSNLALVKPEKTKAVENYLIQMARYGQLSGKVSEQGLIEILEKVSQQTEKKTTVKFNRRKVMDSDEDDDY from the exons ATGGCTGAGGAGGAGCTCGAGGcgctgaggaagcagaggctggcCGAGCTGCAGGCGAAGCATGGG gatCCTGGTGATGCAGCACAACAGGAAGCAAAGCACAG GGAAGCAGAAATGAGAAACAGTATCTTAGCCCAAGTTCTGGATCAGTCAGCCCGGGCCCGGT taagTAACTTAGCACTTGTAAAgcctgagaaaactaaagcagTAGAGAACTACCTTATACAGATGGCACGATATGGACAGCTAAGTGGAAAG GTATCAGAACAAGGTTTAATAGAAATCCTCGAAAAAGTAAGccaacaaacagaaaagaaaacaacagttaAA TTCAACAGAAGAAAAGTAATGGACTCTGATGAAGATGACGATTATTGA